A genomic segment from Gossypium hirsutum isolate 1008001.06 chromosome D04, Gossypium_hirsutum_v2.1, whole genome shotgun sequence encodes:
- the LOC107898974 gene encoding uncharacterized protein isoform X7, with protein sequence MWNVCKSYQVDHKDYFPFYFQFRFQFQTKAKRRKMATNPTLEPEIGPDGLAREAPVIAYTEKIIEEERVQLKKYIEENYSKIRDVERELANLIMEMKLTAGPKKAALEHMRKKIEISTERIRIAKQKEEQARKIWEAALKALNDDEALKQKLCEDLKNLVQESSNSQFARLEELKRRLEALNPSRASALSSHILLGSFA encoded by the exons ATGTGGAATGTTTGTAAATCATACCAGGTAGATCATAAAGactattttccattttatttccagTTTCGATTTCAATTCCAAACCaaagcaaaaagaagaaaaatggccACGAATCCTACCCTAGAACCCGAGATCGGACCCGATGGACTCGCTAGGGAAGCTCCTGTCATCGCCTACACTGAGAAG ATAATCGAAGAAGAGCGGGTTCAACTCAAGAA ATACATAGAAGAAAACTATTCTAAAATACGTGATGTTGAAAGAGAACTAGCAAATCTTATAATGGAGATGAAACTCACTGCTGGGCCCAAAAAAGCAG CCCTTGAACATATGAGAAAGAAAATCGAAATATCAACTGAGAGAATACGTATTGCGAAGCAGAAGGAAGAACAAGCACGAAAG ATTTGGGAAGCAGCATTGAAGGCTTTGAATGATGATGAAGCACTTAAGCAGAAGTTATGTGAGGACTTAAAAAATCTG GTTCAAGAAAGCAGTAACTCCCAGTTTGCTCGACTTGAGGAATTGAAAAGGCGATTGGAAGCTCTGAACCCAAGTAGGGCATCCGCTTTGTCTAGTCAT
- the LOC107898974 gene encoding uncharacterized protein isoform X6, with amino-acid sequence MWNVCKSYQVDHKDYFPFYFQFRFQFQTKAKRRKMATNPTLEPEIGPDGLAREAPVIAYTEKIIEEERVQLKKYIEENYSKIRDVERELANLIMEMKLTAGPKKAALEHMRKKIEISTERIRIAKQKEEQARKIWEAALKALNDDEALKQKLCEDLKNLVQESSNSQFARLEELKRRLEALNPSRASALSSHVHLLDGRASVDSARHIWSVT; translated from the exons ATGTGGAATGTTTGTAAATCATACCAGGTAGATCATAAAGactattttccattttatttccagTTTCGATTTCAATTCCAAACCaaagcaaaaagaagaaaaatggccACGAATCCTACCCTAGAACCCGAGATCGGACCCGATGGACTCGCTAGGGAAGCTCCTGTCATCGCCTACACTGAGAAG ATAATCGAAGAAGAGCGGGTTCAACTCAAGAA ATACATAGAAGAAAACTATTCTAAAATACGTGATGTTGAAAGAGAACTAGCAAATCTTATAATGGAGATGAAACTCACTGCTGGGCCCAAAAAAGCAG CCCTTGAACATATGAGAAAGAAAATCGAAATATCAACTGAGAGAATACGTATTGCGAAGCAGAAGGAAGAACAAGCACGAAAG ATTTGGGAAGCAGCATTGAAGGCTTTGAATGATGATGAAGCACTTAAGCAGAAGTTATGTGAGGACTTAAAAAATCTG GTTCAAGAAAGCAGTAACTCCCAGTTTGCTCGACTTGAGGAATTGAAAAGGCGATTGGAAGCTCTGAACCCAAGTAGGGCATCCGCTTTGTCTAGTCAT
- the LOC107898974 gene encoding uncharacterized protein isoform X1, with amino-acid sequence MWNVCKSYQVDHKDYFPFYFQFRFQFQTKAKRRKMATNPTLEPEIGPDGLAREAPVIAYTEKIIEEERVQLKKYIEENYSKIRDVERELANLIMEMKLTAGPKKAALEHMRKKIEISTERIRIAKQKEEQARKIWEAALKALNDDEALKQKLCEDLKNLVQESSNSQFARLEELKRRLEALNPSRASALSSHVSFLFILSYYTTSSPCSIQYLYGVLGEDNFFRTVIKISMSPDKNWFSVIVCSAF; translated from the exons ATGTGGAATGTTTGTAAATCATACCAGGTAGATCATAAAGactattttccattttatttccagTTTCGATTTCAATTCCAAACCaaagcaaaaagaagaaaaatggccACGAATCCTACCCTAGAACCCGAGATCGGACCCGATGGACTCGCTAGGGAAGCTCCTGTCATCGCCTACACTGAGAAG ATAATCGAAGAAGAGCGGGTTCAACTCAAGAA ATACATAGAAGAAAACTATTCTAAAATACGTGATGTTGAAAGAGAACTAGCAAATCTTATAATGGAGATGAAACTCACTGCTGGGCCCAAAAAAGCAG CCCTTGAACATATGAGAAAGAAAATCGAAATATCAACTGAGAGAATACGTATTGCGAAGCAGAAGGAAGAACAAGCACGAAAG ATTTGGGAAGCAGCATTGAAGGCTTTGAATGATGATGAAGCACTTAAGCAGAAGTTATGTGAGGACTTAAAAAATCTG GTTCAAGAAAGCAGTAACTCCCAGTTTGCTCGACTTGAGGAATTGAAAAGGCGATTGGAAGCTCTGAACCCAAGTAGGGCATCCGCTTTGTCTAGTCATGTgagctttctttttattctttcttattACACTACAAGTAGTCCATGTAGTATCCAATACTTATATGGTGTTCTAGGAGAAGATAACTTCTTTAGAACAGTCATTAAAATAAGCATGTCACCAGATAAAAATTGGTTTTCTGTTATTGTGTGCTCTGCTTTTTAA
- the LOC107898974 gene encoding uncharacterized protein isoform X5, whose amino-acid sequence MATNPTLEPEIGPDGLAREAPVIAYTEKIIEEERVQLKKYIEENYSKIRDVERELANLIMEMKLTAGPKKAALEHMRKKIEISTERIRIAKQKEEQARKIWEAALKALNDDEALKQKLCEDLKNLVQESSNSQFARLEELKRRLEALNPSRASALSSHVSFLFILSYYTTSSPCSIQYLYGVLGEDNFFRTVIKISMSPDKNWFSVIVCSAF is encoded by the exons atggccACGAATCCTACCCTAGAACCCGAGATCGGACCCGATGGACTCGCTAGGGAAGCTCCTGTCATCGCCTACACTGAGAAG ATAATCGAAGAAGAGCGGGTTCAACTCAAGAA ATACATAGAAGAAAACTATTCTAAAATACGTGATGTTGAAAGAGAACTAGCAAATCTTATAATGGAGATGAAACTCACTGCTGGGCCCAAAAAAGCAG CCCTTGAACATATGAGAAAGAAAATCGAAATATCAACTGAGAGAATACGTATTGCGAAGCAGAAGGAAGAACAAGCACGAAAG ATTTGGGAAGCAGCATTGAAGGCTTTGAATGATGATGAAGCACTTAAGCAGAAGTTATGTGAGGACTTAAAAAATCTG GTTCAAGAAAGCAGTAACTCCCAGTTTGCTCGACTTGAGGAATTGAAAAGGCGATTGGAAGCTCTGAACCCAAGTAGGGCATCCGCTTTGTCTAGTCATGTgagctttctttttattctttcttattACACTACAAGTAGTCCATGTAGTATCCAATACTTATATGGTGTTCTAGGAGAAGATAACTTCTTTAGAACAGTCATTAAAATAAGCATGTCACCAGATAAAAATTGGTTTTCTGTTATTGTGTGCTCTGCTTTTTAA
- the LOC107898974 gene encoding uncharacterized protein isoform X9: MATNPTLEPEIGPDGLAREAPVIAYTEKIIEEERVQLKKYIEENYSKIRDVERELANLIMEMKLTAGPKKAALEHMRKKIEISTERIRIAKQKEEQARKIWEAALKALNDDEALKQKLCEDLKNLVQESSNSQFARLEELKRRLEALNPSRASALSSHILLGSFA; encoded by the exons atggccACGAATCCTACCCTAGAACCCGAGATCGGACCCGATGGACTCGCTAGGGAAGCTCCTGTCATCGCCTACACTGAGAAG ATAATCGAAGAAGAGCGGGTTCAACTCAAGAA ATACATAGAAGAAAACTATTCTAAAATACGTGATGTTGAAAGAGAACTAGCAAATCTTATAATGGAGATGAAACTCACTGCTGGGCCCAAAAAAGCAG CCCTTGAACATATGAGAAAGAAAATCGAAATATCAACTGAGAGAATACGTATTGCGAAGCAGAAGGAAGAACAAGCACGAAAG ATTTGGGAAGCAGCATTGAAGGCTTTGAATGATGATGAAGCACTTAAGCAGAAGTTATGTGAGGACTTAAAAAATCTG GTTCAAGAAAGCAGTAACTCCCAGTTTGCTCGACTTGAGGAATTGAAAAGGCGATTGGAAGCTCTGAACCCAAGTAGGGCATCCGCTTTGTCTAGTCAT